The Citrus sinensis cultivar Valencia sweet orange chromosome 4, DVS_A1.0, whole genome shotgun sequence DNA segment attacattggagattattaaatttaatacaatcaattattataacgaattattaaatagttaattttattggagtaaaagtaccaatttaattagactataaaaataaaataaaaaataaattcaagtaaatcatgaataaaataattaattaattaaataaattttaggtttaattaattaaattttaggttacaagtaaaaaatagttttatttatgaaagaaatatggataaatctttttctcttatccTAATCCCATCTAAAGCCACTTATAAATTAGGATTGTTAATCCCATGATTTAaggactaaatttaaatttagtcctCACTAATCCAATCCAAGCAAATAGCCAAACAtgggataaaatatttaatcccAAAGTTAATCCAATCCCATGCTTAATCCTAACTCCCAAATATGACCTAACTATATTATCCGAATCCGAGGAGAACTCCTCGCGCCCGTGTCTATGTGTCACCTTATTAGGTATTCCAAACATGACACAAATTTTTAAGTCACCTCAATAAAAAGGGCCCATGCTCATAGGGTAAGGCATTCTAGTTCTTAatcaaaaatgcaaaattagaGTTCTTTCTCTCCCTTAACTCTTTTTCCTGCAATTATTATCGACAAAGCTCTTAGTCTACGACTTAAGTATTGGAGGGTCTTCGTCGTAGCAATTGCATCACCCTTACGATTTTCTTGTCTAGTAGGTCAAAGTACGCGGATCCCAATCTCACAAAGCATTGTCATAAGGAGTTTTCTAAACTCGATCTCATCAAATTCCTTTCTCATCGTCGAGCCAAAATTCTAGTATTAACAGTATATTTGTCCTACAGTGTGATCAAATTGCACATTTCTAGCAACATTACCAAGGTCCAACTATGGTAACCCATAATCTGagtattgtttaattatcagaaaatcaataaaaatgtCCAGAAAATGTGATAGTGCATAGGTGATAGCGTAAATTATCTTTAAGGTACCATAGCTAGGGATGGTGAAAAAATTTAGCCTAGGTGGACATGTGAGGGGGGCCGAACCCAAGCTCTATTAAAAAAGGTGGGGTCCAACTTGAAGCTtgatgtataaaaaaaaaatttgaaaaaatttacttgATACAccccattttttaattttaaagtgttAGGTAGCATTTGTTTTTGTCTTAAATCTAAATATGTCTGAATCTTCTAAAgtctaaataaatttgagtataaatatttaaatgacatgtttatttttcttattttaatatgtgaATATAAATGGTatcctatttatttttatcaataaaaaaacttacatatagtcatttaatatttatatccTTGTAAATCAAAGCAAAAAAGGGAAGTTAGTTTTATAGTTTAGGaaataagtatatttaatagatatattttaaaatataatcttgttggaccaaaaataaaataatcccAATAAGACCCATCTAATAAATTTCCTCCCAATTAAGCCCACGAAGTGGTAGACAAATCACCTAGAATGATCCTCCTAACTCCTAAGTAACAAGGTTTCAAAGCCCAAAAGGAGCCAAGGTACTATATTTATATCCTAAGACAAACCACCTAAGATAAATCAACAAGGTGGTAATGATTTAAAGCCCAAAATGTGCTGAGGTTCTAAGCTCTTATCCTAGGACAAACCTCCTAAGTTTGAAGGCTCTTATAATCCCAAGGTCTTAGTAAAAATAACCTAAGGATAAAACGTTTCCTCCTTTAATCCATAAACAAGTTTATATATCCATGTGTCAATCAACATGGGCACTAAAAGATAAGTGTTGCCAAATGTCACAAGAACAATGACATTTGTCATCAAAATAACTAGGACCTAAGTCAAATCAGTTTGGCTGATAAATATGTCTTTCATTCTCactaaaagataagaaaaaaaggagaCTCAAAACGAGAAAAGACTAACTTTCTCCCTCtaatatttctctttctaaatttacatttttaaaagTCCGGTAACTGACTTGATCGTCGGAGGGTTTATACCGACAAAGCCGGCCCTCTGATCTTTTTCTTGTGTTTGTAGAGTATCACTAGACCGGGACATTTCGATTGCCTAAGGAAGTGAACTAAAAAGAGGATATATAAATGCCCATTAAGATCAACCTAAATGATAAACTCACCatcatcaaatttaataaagaggAACCCAAGTCCTAAGTGGTTTGTCTACAGTTGAAATTTTCACATCATAAGTTGGGATAAAATTTACACCAACaatacttatttttcattcagaCCATTTTTTATTCAGATAAAAGCcacaaaagtttatttttttaaattcatatataaatgtttgaaaatcaaacataagttataaaaacaaacaagtaaatttttaaaaagatttaaaattaataaaatatcagaattcaaacatttaacaaataaatacttaTTGAATATTGACTAGTGGTAATTTCTAACATGATCCCTTTACTCcacaataaatttgaaaaattaaactcACATAAAGcacaaaaattttagttatattgGATACAGGTCACATGTTTACTAATGGTGTCGAGCTGAATTAACCAATTAAGTTCATTGTTCTTTACACGCTAACTAATTGATGCTAATACAAACAtgtatattaaaacaaattaacataattatgaGTCATTTGCTGctgctaataataataataataataataataatattgtaaaatcaaCACAATTAGAAAAATGGTTTGAATTGCATTGTCACGCCGGCGGGTTCCCACATTTACTGACAGCTACTTAATTAGTCAATGATGATTGCTTTGATCGTTGATTGAACATTAACAATTTGGCAATTGGCTCTGAAGAATTATAAAATGGCAAGAGAGACGAGCCCCGGGCTTAAGATCCTCTGGGTCTGGACCATCGGCACTGCCGCTAGTACTCAACTCACTCACTCACTCTGCTGTCTGTATGCATTTGgattaataatacaaatttattgataattttatatgactttttatttattttgttttgtgggCAGTTTTGGTTACCAATGTTGTGAGGACCAGAGTAAGAGACATGGAGCAAGTCATGAACAGTGAAAAACAGGAGCAGCAAAGTACTCTTGATGATTCAGTTCTAGTTGACACCTCACCAGAAACCGATGAGGGAATAATTAAAGAAGTTAAAACGTAGGTTTTGTGTAATGGGTATGTTCGTTTtgagagggaaaaaaagttGTGGGgaatgtgtttttatttaatataggTATGCTATCTGTTTGTTGAATGTCCTCaatgaaatatttcatttatataattgtATGGAATTTCTTTAACAATACCTACATTGTTGTTAACTCCTGAGTCCTGATGGGTAATTTTGAAAGAGTGTGTTCCAGCTTTGATTCTATTACCTTCTTTGCATTTAGAATGTAGCTGCATTATCGTCAACATCAATCTTGAGTAGTGACCATCCGTTTAATATTGTAGCCTTGTGATTTGTAAGGTTATGGTTTTCATTATGCTTATTCCCGTATTGCAGATGTGACATTTCATTGATCGATCCTATCCCTAGGCATTTGTAAATGCACTGGTATGCATATTTCtcgtatctttttttttccccctgcATCCTGTGTGGTTTAAGCTGGTGTCCTTGTTGTACTGAGTTATGGACCAGAGGGCTGATGCTCTATGCCTCTTGAAAATGTAGTGATTTCCAGACAAGAATTTAGGCCCCCCACAACcaagaacaaaatttttaatgtttatttgGCAACTAGTGCCATAGACTGTTGTCTGGAAGTGAAAGAAAAGAGCCACAATAGAAATTTACATGTCCCTTTTTCACTGGCTGCTCTTAGCACAGAGGATAGGAGTCCATGTGTTACTTCTTTTAACAAGAAGTGTTTTTGTGTTCACGACCATTTGCCCTCtcaatcattttcattcttcagGTTTTTGGTTGTTTGCCCTTTGATTGTTTTGATCATCAAGTAGGGGTCTGTGTGGCAAAACTTGCAAGACAGTGGTGACAATGGGAAATTGTTGCTGCCCGGACTTTGATGATATACTGCTTGGGTTGGTGATGGCTCTAGTCTTAGCAGTGATGTTTTTTGTTGTCTGTCAACCCCTACCTGCGAGGAGAGTTGCTGTCTATCATTGTTATTGAATTATTGTATAGCACGTTGTTTTCTGCCATTATGCTTCCTAGTCCCCTGCATTATTGCATCTGTGCTTTTGGTTGTTTGCTTGTTAAAGCCATTGCTGATTAGCTGAATGTCCTAGAAATGAATTAAGATTCAGAAGAAGATGAAAGTCCCAATCAAATTCTCTTACTATTCTTCTTCCctcatctttctttcttttgttgtcTTTCTTTTCCAGGAATTAACAGAGTTAAGAATTGTACTCATAGTGAAagattaaatttaagatacgCATTCTGTCGTGAGAAACCGCATCCTGTTATTAAGAGTGTCGGTGGTTCTTTGGTTTGTTTACCAAGGAACTTTTGTGGCATGAAGGTGGGGAAGATAACCTTGCATTGAGAAGCTTGCATCTCAGCTTATAATAGCTGAAGAATCAAGAAAGAGTCCGTTACATCTTTAAAATGGTCGTAGATTGTTAATGGGATCTTGGTCATAGGACTTGATAATTAGATTCATAATAATGACAACactgaattaaaatttaaaagtatttcaaggaatttattcatttatttatcacAGGAAAACACAAAACGCATGTTAACCAATTTCAGAATGAGAAATTCAACGTTTCATGATATGCACAGTTTGCTACTGGCAAATAAGTTAACCAATTTGAGAATGATAAACTATTTGTTATCAGTTTATAATATCACATTCTAATTATAGAAACGTCAGAAATATGGAGGGAGGGGTCCTGCCAAGAATACTGGCGCATTCAACAGGCCTAAAGTTttctgaaattaaaaagatctagcaaaatatgtatatttctCCTTGAATTCTTTAAGCTGTCATTCACACAAATAGTTCCAGCTACAAATTCTTCCATTAGTGGAAGTTGCCAGTCAATAAGGTGGATGCAGCCACAACAGAAGAAATGCCTAAGCGAATCACCAGCAGTCCAAAATACTCTTTCCTCAGTATAAGATTCCGCTGTCTCTAGATTTGGCTTCTGCAGCAGACTCTTAACTGGAGAGAAGCTTTTCAAGAGCCATGTTTTCATCACCACCAACAATCTCCAAAGTACTCCTCACCTGAGATTCAGGGAAACCCATCTCCACAAGTTTCTGTACCTGTACCAATACAAAATGGTTTATCATATCAATTCcgtaaatgataattttagaCTTGAAGAATAACAAGGATGTACCTGCCATCATGCTTATGTCTATTTTTCAAGATGATATCACCTATTGTCAACTTAAAAGGCAAAATTCATAGAAGGCATAAACAATGATTAAACAAAGGCCTGGACTACACACCTTTTCCTCTACCCCAAGGGATGAGGTCTTGGCAAAAGATTCTGTCCAGTACCGAGCTGTGCTGAGAAAAGTCTGATGATCTTTAAGATACTGCAATTCAAAGACATTAATTTAATACAACAAAAGTTTGGAGAGCTTTAAAAATCTTTTCTCAGTGAATAGTAAAGTAAAACTCAGTCTTTGGCATTGCACATTGACAGACTCTGAATCAAATAAAGACACGTATATATTACTGAAATACGCAATAGACACAGAGGGGCAAGACAGGAATTCAAACTGGACCTGTTGTGCCACCACAGCATCTTGAGGATCATCAGGTGCAGGAGCTGATAACAGTGCTTGTACAGAAAGAAGTGCTGTCTTCAAAGTGAGTGCCGGGCTCCATTGATCCTTCAAGATATCTAGGCAAATTGCTCCACTTTGACTGCTTATATTAGGGTGCCTTGATCCACACAGAGATACAAAAGAACATTCAGATTTATCATTTCAGAGCTTAACTGACCAAAGTGATAAACTAATGTCATACACATATCATAATCAGTACTCAACCAAATATTTGATTCATTGACCACAAGGCTGTCAAAAAACCTCATGATTTAGTAGTCCTAGTAATGTTGGAACCTTCAAACAGTAGCATTCTTGAGAACACAGGCGTAACAAAACTAAAAGTACCTCAATGAAAAACAACTGCAAAGATATCTCAAAAGAATAgggggaggaaaaaaaaatatagatacaTATCAAGAATTTCTGGGAGAGTTCCTATCCACAGCACACTCAGCTTTATTCTGCTTGTTTACAAAGCACTGGTTTAAAGTGCTAATCagccattaagtaaaaaaagtATTGAAATCGTGGGATGTTACGGATGCAATCAAGATCTATGCGATTGGGAAAAGGAAAGGTGAAAGATGGTCCTCACCTGGCAAGCAATTGCATTTCAAAGAGCGTTCTGAAAGCAAACACAACTTTCTCTATTCCTATGCTTGTATGTTATGTTTCCACATGGGCTTCATCCCCCATTGTTTATATTAACAGATATCCTTAACTTACAAAAGTTTCGTACTAAGCAAGATAATGCAGCCTACGAATCGGGAACAAACTGACAGTTGTACAGATCATATATTGTGGGAAAATAGATTGACTCATCCTAAGAATATAATGAATGCCTTTTCCTAGAGTAATACTTTCACCCAAACGAGGTCATATGAGAACCAATCTACAGAACAGTTACACAAGAAAGAGATCATCAATGCCAAAATAAGGACCCAAACTGATATCGAAGGGACACTTCTTCTGGTTTTAGAAAGAATCTGTTTCCATTACTGAAAAATACATATAGAGACAATTTGCTGCATACCCCCAACATTGTTAAAATTGAGTTGTCTCTAAAGGTCAGATTAAATATCAtagagagttttttttttttttcattttcttttggatAACCCAGACTCCTGCACTGACGTCGACCATGGGTCCACCCCAATCACTCATATAAACGAATACAGGAAACTTTTGACCAATCTGGATTTTTCAGAGAATTAGCGACTTTAGTAACAGACAATCATCactattaattttgataacttTGCTCGTACCAGTCCAGGCATCCCAGCTAACCCACTAGAAAATGACAactctccaaaaaaaaaaaatacataaatacgCATAAGGCATCAGTTTACATTCTCAAATACTAATTTCAATGAGAACTATTTTCGTAAATGAATTCAGAATTGATACATCCGTAATGATTAGTGTTGCAGATAACCGAAATAGTTCAATATCGTGATCATGCTTTGAGCTCTGTTTTGTAGTGCTGACGCACAGCTAGGTTGAGCGGCCCAGCTGGAAAACAGAGGAATGTGCATACAATTTCCTCTATTTTTGCAACTGGGCTGCCATTGCTCTCCCAAAAAAGCTTCAGTCGTGCATAAATTCTCAGATAAACCATAAAATTCAGATTTTAATCAACAAATGCTGACAGTACAGTTGCATTTTCTTTCTACAACAATGATTAGAGTAAGTACAGGAACAAAATTAGTAAAACTACATGTACAATTAACAAGAAAGAAATGCTTATTTACTTAATTCATACCAAACTTTGGTGACAAAATGCATTTTCGGAGGCTCAAAAGGGTACCCATCTGTAAAAAGCACAAAACAAACACCACAATTTTATAAGCAATTACTACAATAAAccctaaaaaagaaaaaaaagtaccAAAGCAGGCAAAACAGCTCACAAAAAGtcacttgaaaattaaaaaagccaAAACCCagatcaaaatttcaaaaattgaaCAACCCCACGTACCCATTTAGACAAAATTATTACCAGGCAATGTGATGTCGAGACGGAAAGTGCCGCCCTCGTACGGAGTGCCGACGGGTCCAGGTATGATTCCGGTTAAATGAACGAGGTTGTCGGAGACCGGAGTAACCTTGATGCCGGAAGCCTCAATGTCTTTGCTACATTCTTGTAGCTCCTTTTGCACGCGACTAAAGTCTATCATCTTCTattaagggaaaaaagaaaaccctaaaatcaaTCTATGAGAAAGTTGgtcgaagaagaagaagaggaagagtAAACGCTAAGGAAAGacttgtgttttttaaattaatgcattTTTGCTTTTGGGCTTTTGTAATCGTTTCGCAGCCTGTCAATtctaaaaaagagagagagaataattTATACATCGGTTGAAATTGATAATCAGATTTCGATTACAGGAGTCCAcggtctctctctctctctctctcttttggtCCCATTCAGGGAAATTATATTCTAGGAAAGAGAACATGGGAAAGGAAATGTGAGGACCCAATTGGACAAGTCAGAAGAGAACACATTCTTCAATTCATTAATCCAATGAAAATAGGATCAGGctacggtgcaactgtggcaccgtgccacagttgcatctaGCCGTTGGATGCAGTTAGATTGGTGGAGTCCACTGACATCCAACGGttaggtgcaactgtggcacggtgccacagttgcacctaaGGTTCCCCCATGAAAATAATggatgaaaaaatttattctttatttaaagaaactaTTGTCAGTCCAATGAATGTACTTTACATTTTATGTTATCCGAGCTCGAATTGAAGTGTAGTTTGATGTTGTAGTTGCACCTATGATAACTGAAACTGTGTTTTCCATCTTTGTCAACTAAAATGCCGCaaacaattaaacaattaatgggATGTATAGCTCAGTTACATCAATTGTAAAATCACCGCTCAGTACTCCTTTCACATATGATTATAAATCTTGGTAATTATGTGACAGGTAGTAATGCAACTCTCTCTCCATTTATGAGTGATGAGGTCTAACAATATgctaacaataatttatttacaaaatttggaAAGTGTTTTTCGTAGTGGTTTTGTTGGTCATCGTGTTCCTTGCTTTACAAGTTGGGGGCCTGTTGCCGTTTGGTTAGAAGAAGATTTCCCTTCGGTTGTACTGGattatttgtgaatttttcttttaaaaatggaATGATCGTTAAGGTGTCATAGCGACTTCTTTCTTTATGAGATAAAGTAAGCTAGTAGATGGAGAGCAGGTGCATTGATTGAATCCCCAACTTGGAAGCATGCCTTTTCTTTATCATAGTTTGGCTTTGcttaagcttttttttttttaaaaggaagtAAACCTATCCAATGATTAACTTGAAATCAAGTACAAGACATGAATTTCATCCAGCCACATTACAGATTCCATCTTTTGTAATGCCAACAGCCACATTACAGATTCGATCTTTTGCAATGCCAACTTAGCTAAAGAGTGAGCTATGTCATTACATAATTTAAGTGTGTGTtgagttttgaaattttggaagtcattctttttttccagaatttcaaagatCACCCAAACAATTTCTGACATGTTGCTAATTCTATTATTTACAAGCTCAACTAACTCATGGGAATCTGATTCTACCAACACAGACTTTCCTCCAACTCTTGCAGCAACCTACATTCCCCTATCCATGGCTGCAGCTTCAGCCATTGTAACATTTTCGAAAAATCTACTTGTCTTTATAGCAGCCGCTATGAAGTTGTTCTTTCAGTCTCTAACCACTACCCCCAAACCAGCTACCTGCCTTTTTTCATCCACCGCAGCATCTATATTAACTTTCAGCCAGCCTTTTGGGGAAGGACACCATTGGTTTGCCTTACCATCCTCTTCTCTTACTTGGTAATTCCCGAGAGGTTTTTTGGTGTTCCTGAAAGCTTCCACTGTTGACTCAGCCCTTGCCACTAGTCTGATTGGATCATCTTTTCTCCCCTCAAACAGCCATTTGTTTCTTGTAGTCCAAATTATCCATAGAAGTGCTACAATTGTCTCCATCTTGTTGTTATGATGCTTCTTGAGCAAACCTTGGAACATCCCGCTTATATCATGAGATTGGCCCTCTACCAGCATCTCTGGGAATTGAGAGTTTCTCCAAACTTTCTTAGCCATTTTACAACCCAACAGAGCATGAGATATAGTTTCCACATTGCTGCTGCAAATTTGGCATATTAGCTCCTGCACTACTCTTTTCTTCCAACGATTTTCAGATGTAGGGAGCAACTTATTGATAGCTCTCCATAAGAATATCTTTATCTTCTCAGGCATGACCAGCTTCCAAAGTGCACCCCAAAGGTTTGAACTCTGTGATGAGCAACAAggttgatttgaaaattttaatctcATTGCCACTTGGTACCCACTTTTCACATAATACTTCCCTCTTCTGTCGTAATGCCAAATCAGTTGATCCTCTTTTGGTCTTCTAGGGAGGGGAGTTTTTAGAATGGCTTCTACATCCTCCCTTGTGAAGGAGTCGTGAATCAACCTCTCATTCCAGCTTTGCTCCCCATCAATCAGCTCTGTCACTGTAGAATCCATCCTCATTATTGGAGCTGAGACAGGCTTGAAAGTTGAAGGTCTGGGCAACCAATTGCTTGAATACACCTTAACTTTTTGGCC contains these protein-coding regions:
- the LOC102611698 gene encoding ubiquitin-conjugating enzyme E2 27 is translated as MIDFSRVQKELQECSKDIEASGIKVTPVSDNLVHLTGIIPGPVGTPYEGGTFRLDITLPDGYPFEPPKMHFVTKVWHPNISSQSGAICLDILKDQWSPALTLKTALLSVQALLSAPAPDDPQDAVVAQQYLKDHQTFLSTARYWTESFAKTSSLGVEEKVQKLVEMGFPESQVRSTLEIVGGDENMALEKLLSS